Part of the Salminus brasiliensis chromosome 2, fSalBra1.hap2, whole genome shotgun sequence genome, GTACGCTAATGTGCATTGATGTATTAAAacattagccttgcagctcctgtataaaaatgaaaaagcgaACTAGAGACACCAAACAGAATCTGGCTGATTGGCTACATGTGTGTTAAGAGGGAAAGCTGGATACATTTGATGAACCATTTCTTTAACTACAAAGTTAGTAGTTCTAATAGGAAGGTTTTGCTAAAACAGGCTTATCGAAAGGGTGGAGACACCCATCCAGTTGCATAAGAGGTTGGAGACTGCAGACAGGACAACCTCGATAGTGTAAATTGCTCAATTTAGGAACAAATGGCAAGCATCATAGTTTGTTAACACTGTTTGAAGCCAGCTTCTTGAAAAAAAGTCTTCTTGTTTGGGGCCCATTTAtccttgcaaaaggcttctagttctgatgatgtttaggtcgggggactgtgagggccatggcaaaaccttgaGATAATCCATTGCAGATGGTTTTGCTTCCAGAAGTTGCTGCTATTTCATTgaattcattctttctttcttaccataaatgttccctgtgccactgcgCTACAACACAATCCCAAAGCATGATCGAGACAGTTGGAGAGATGTGATTTTATGAAAGTTTCATGATCAATTAATTTAACTTTCAGTTAGtaagtgctaggcagctgcttagaatCTGTGTACAAATACATGTGGTGAAAGTTCTCCTATGACTACACATGCACAGTATTTATGGCAAAATACACTACATTCACATTCTAACAACCAGATCCATCAATTGATCTGAAGGAACCCGCCTTGCCCTGTATACACTGCAAGTTTCCAGCGTTAAGCAGACCCAGAACATCACCGAGCCATCATTTCCATGCTTCACTggaggcagggtgttcttttcattgcattcttcattcttcctcctccagacatactgtGCTGATATATTGGCCCGAAAAggtccagttttgtttcattgctccccagaacagaatcccaaaacatCTGTGGCTTATTTATGTGGATTTGAGCAGGTTGGGGCTGACTTCTCAGTAGAGGTGTACGAGCATTGGGACCATTAACGTTTAGTACGcaccttactgtgcaaactCAGTGCCACTTGCCTCCAAATCTGttcagggggttgaataattctaaaactgcagtggtcattaaaagtgttattttgtgttgaattcaGAGAAGGCACTTGTTCTATGAGTTGTGATGACTATTTAAATTGCTCTtctttgattggtttattgcaaacagctgtaTTTGCAGAAAAGGGACTTACAGAAAATGACTAATATTAGTATCAATGTATTGCAATAAAAAGTCTCTGGAAATAAATCGGGTCTTGGGTGATATATTTTCAGCtgtctgttttttgtgtttttttttgtacaggtTTTCTCCACCAAGGCATTGCTGATTCTCCCATAACTTCTACCACCGCAGTAGATATCAGTAATGCCACTACTGTATCTCCTACCATTAATTCTGCCACTACTGGCACAGTAGAACATACCACTACTAATCTTACCACCACAAATCTCAGCTCTTCTGCATCTGCGCCAATGGCTCCCACCACCGCTGGCCTTGTCTCCACTCCTCCCACCACTGTACATACTACCCCCCCTCATACTACTACTGTGATTAGTACTGATTCTGTCACCACGGCAACTCATTCTACCAAGTTTGAGGAGTTTACATCTACTACATCTGTCCCTGAGAAAGCCATCTCGGCTACTCCGGCCATCACTGTTTCTGCCTCTACTGTTTTTAGTTCTGTAATTCCTGCTTCCACTAATCCTTCCTCCATGAATCCTAAAACTACTAATGTTGCCTTTCTGAGTTCTGCTCACACGGATCCTCTCACGGTCTCAAAAGCTACTACCACTTTAAATCTGGCTGATACACCTGCAGCCTCTACTACTGCTGTTAATATACCATCAGCTGCCAGCACCCAACCAAGCTCAGCTCCAACATCACAAGGTATCAGTAATTAAGCCTTTGTCTCTGAGTTATACACACATTTAAGTAATAACTGATTCAGACTCCTTATTTATTAAACAGGCAACACCCCGAAAACAGCCAGAGCATAGAAAATTCAGAACACAGTAAAAGCAGCAGGCAGCCACTGTTTCTACTTAGTGCAGAGCTGTGTAAAGCAGCATACAGCCATAGTAGTagaaagtcaagtcaaagtATTGCTTCATGACTACTCAAGCTAAAGTACCTTTCCCAAAGGTTTAAGAAAAAGCTTTTTATCTTAAATATAAGAATAAAACCTCTGTAAAAGGTGGTGTGTACAACTAGAAAGCAGTACAAATGCTTTCTCTATTATTCCATAAGGTAATTAAACACAAGAAGGAAATTTGAAACgaattaattcttttttttttttttaagttaacaACTAAATTGTAACTAGTAACTGAGTTAGAGGTTGAATCTTCTAAATTTCCTCTTAAACGAAGCTGAGTAAGAGTAAAAGCATCAATCGGGAACACTTCGAAAAATCAGTGCGCATGTAGCTGGGTACTGGCCGTCTCTCAGAACTACTCCCTCTCCTCAAACTACGACGGCTGCTGCTGAAGTCATTACCACCCTTCAGAAGAATACTAAAGTCGtccaaatcccactaccactcCCAAAATAGTGGCCACAATTTGACATAACCACTCAACTTagaaccactgaaaccactgctAGTTtaggtgtggggggggggggaggcagTATTGACGAAACCTACAGTAGCAGCAACCAGTCAGAACTCAAGCCTGCTGTGTCAAAGTGGCAACACTAACACCAGTGGTTCTATTCAGAGTAGTACAAATGTGGCAATCATTGCCACTACCACAAGACAAGGGTACAGATTCTACAGTTCATCTACAACACAACGTCAAACCAGCATGTATGCGTCAGTCAGGAATGTACTGTTTTAGAAAtgaaaaaacattacattagaGAAGGTATTAGTGCGATATAGCTTAATGTTAACTTAATCTACATGCTTGGCATTCACAAAGTAAACAtaattgcttttctttttttttttttaaagatcaaTTTAGCACCTCCCAAAATCCCACTTCAACAATAGCATTTCAACCAAAAACAACTGGATGCATCAAAACAGTGCAATTCCAAgtaagattttctttttgaatatttttcttcttatttttccATGTTGATCAAGAAATGTAACGCTGCCATGTACTGTCTGCAGGAGGAAATCAGCTTGGAAAAAATTCAGGATCCAGAAAATGCGGTAAGTCTACTTTAGGTTTTAAGTTTTGAACATTTGAAACTTCTGCCTGACATATCTACAGCCAATACAACGAAGGCAGAAAAGGGTGCT contains:
- the podxl gene encoding podocalyxin, whose translation is MRTRTGILWTIFVLGFLHQGIADSPITSTTAVDISNATTVSPTINSATTGTVEHTTTNLTTTNLSSSASAPMAPTTAGLVSTPPTTVHTTPPHTTTVISTDSVTTATHSTKFEEFTSTTSVPEKAISATPAITVSASTVFSSVIPASTNPSSMNPKTTNVAFLSSAHTDPLTVSKATTTLNLADTPAASTTAVNIPSAASTQPSSAPTSQDQFSTSQNPTSTIAFQPKTTGCIKTVQFQEEISLEKIQDPENADNPLVQLCKMLLGQLTGNCSLTGRKVNDKLTTFDTVSVAVNPSRAQKIWDKISSSKPEPTSVPHTLIAILSSCGALGFILVAFAVYCSCHHRSYRKNQQHLTEELQTVENGYHDNPTLEVMEVQPEMQEKKLALNGEFNDSWIVPIDNLAKEDIPDEEDTHL